A genomic window from Archaeoglobus profundus DSM 5631 includes:
- a CDS encoding integrase: MKYIRYLDRMLSGKVIRHPRELAQIVQDKTRHHKVAVRDFLKFLVESGYYTKSQIIDYQEVVKLERTGIRPASQAFTTTDKIIKAYEYLKSINSEKKIILLKLLIYSGLRLTEACDILKNFNKSELTILEDKGIARYDLLAMYKRIDSSKAKAEVTKRAWVAYMPADFAKELLEVCPIEISEEAMKGKRFCNGIILPNQLRKWFSNFLKDNSVPERVIEFMTGKTPERVLRQFYFDLLREADEEYSRIVDKFPIR, from the coding sequence ATGAAGTATATTAGATACCTTGACAGGATGCTGTCCGGTAAAGTCATTAGGCATCCAAGAGAACTCGCTCAGATCGTTCAAGACAAAACACGACACCATAAAGTTGCTGTGCGAGATTTTCTTAAATTCCTTGTGGAAAGCGGTTATTATACAAAGAGTCAGATAATAGACTATCAGGAAGTAGTGAAACTCGAAAGAACTGGAATTAGACCGGCATCGCAAGCATTCACGACAACGGATAAGATCATCAAAGCTTATGAATACCTCAAGAGCATCAACAGCGAGAAAAAGATCATCCTCCTGAAACTGCTTATTTACAGCGGTTTAAGACTGACTGAAGCTTGCGACATTCTCAAAAACTTCAACAAATCTGAATTAACCATTCTGGAAGATAAGGGAATCGCGAGATACGATCTGCTTGCTATGTATAAGAGGATTGATAGCTCAAAAGCCAAAGCGGAGGTAACAAAGAGGGCATGGGTTGCATACATGCCGGCTGATTTCGCTAAAGAATTACTTGAAGTTTGTCCTATTGAGATAAGCGAAGAGGCTATGAAAGGAAAGAGATTCTGCAATGGGATAATCCTACCAAATCAGCTTAGAAAATGGTTCTCCAATTTCTTAAAGGATAATAGCGTTCCAGAGAGGGTTATAGAGTTCATGACTGGTAAAACCCCTGAAAGAGTGCTTAGACAATTCTATTTCGATTTACTTAGGGAAGCTGACGAGGAATATTCCCGGATCGTTGATAAGTTTCCTATCAGGTGA
- a CDS encoding antitoxin family protein, with translation MKKIECIYEKGVLIPLEKLNIPERSKVILSIEEVEVIDDLKLYSYLRLLREGEDAENLFEF, from the coding sequence ATGAAGAAGATTGAATGCATTTACGAGAAGGGAGTTCTCATTCCATTAGAAAAGTTGAATATTCCAGAAAGGTCTAAAGTAATTTTAAGCATTGAGGAAGTAGAAGTTATTGACGATTTAAAGCTGTATTCATATCTTAGACTTCTAAGGGAGGGAGAAGATGCAGAAAACCTCTTCGAATTTTAG
- a CDS encoding LamG domain-containing protein: MVGVASAGVITPPLADDPSLVLRLSFDDYKFYHFGFEQTLYDDNNSEDFNSYGSLSYSTNWKTDGEYSLYGDISGDEAAIYEAFGYRIVVTYDVFVSGKVNNGELRVLVGGSVVKSYTGGKYLNESVTVPAGEDIKFQWYAPTSNDRIQAYIDNIRILKVQADDQSGNGNNGNIYGANWTVGRYGYALSFDDGEYVEVPNSSIWWDWNEITVCAWVKFLEPRKESWDRLVDSNRWTGKGAWLLFADKYSSNTLLWGVTDKDDAGNVYFYQVAYKNIQPNEWYFVVGTYNGSYVKLYVNGKLVSQRDAPTMNISANGVIIGFKNSPTDDTLRIIDEVRIYNRALSDEEIKAMYEALRVKFYDESTGQKIKANATIFNANHSINLQVDSITKEAVLFHADVPEYGKYQVKVEAGGYSPRYYGVNLTDDKRIELDTYLPPSDKSVLIIFQLEDNANFYNNNTMLILKKAFTDGSKTVYQNYFDIEKKCSVYLIADDIYHVYVDNGIETKYLGIYSSSISTTATLKIGEEISQIIQKGVTLPLHTVTLIVIKALKPYAHVPIAIRDTVHGNSYVVYTDDEGKAVIWVNSTIPYEIDVNNSEKVLTTFLPLKEKYIVVVPYNVTPLNQTYNVLYNVTNGSVLQIGKNISSQLSPSARGILTAIILWAVMQSTVRVVGNVSVVGLAVLVILTIIGLADPMSCVFAGTFVVGMYVLKRWL; this comes from the coding sequence GTGGTAGGGGTAGCGAGTGCTGGAGTAATTACACCGCCGTTAGCGGATGATCCTTCTCTCGTTCTGAGATTGAGTTTTGACGACTACAAATTCTACCATTTTGGATTTGAGCAGACATTATATGACGACAACAACAGTGAAGATTTCAATTCGTACGGATCACTATCTTATTCAACAAATTGGAAAACGGATGGAGAATACAGCTTGTATGGAGATATTAGTGGCGATGAGGCAGCCATATACGAGGCATTCGGTTACAGGATAGTAGTAACATATGATGTATTTGTTTCTGGTAAGGTAAACAACGGAGAGTTAAGAGTGCTGGTAGGCGGTTCTGTCGTAAAGAGCTATACGGGAGGAAAATACCTAAACGAAAGTGTGACTGTTCCAGCTGGTGAAGACATAAAGTTTCAATGGTATGCTCCCACTTCTAACGATCGCATACAAGCATACATAGATAACATCCGCATTCTCAAGGTTCAAGCCGACGATCAGAGCGGGAACGGTAATAACGGTAATATCTACGGTGCAAACTGGACTGTCGGGCGTTACGGTTACGCTTTGAGCTTTGATGATGGAGAATATGTTGAAGTACCTAACTCGTCAATTTGGTGGGATTGGAATGAAATAACAGTTTGTGCATGGGTCAAGTTTTTGGAGCCACGTAAAGAGAGTTGGGATAGACTTGTAGATTCAAATAGATGGACTGGTAAAGGTGCGTGGTTACTTTTCGCAGATAAGTATAGCTCAAATACACTGTTGTGGGGTGTTACTGATAAAGACGATGCAGGCAATGTATACTTTTATCAAGTTGCTTATAAAAATATACAACCCAATGAATGGTATTTCGTAGTTGGAACTTACAACGGCTCTTATGTGAAACTGTATGTAAATGGAAAGCTTGTTTCGCAAAGAGATGCACCCACAATGAACATATCTGCCAATGGCGTAATTATAGGATTTAAAAACAGTCCAACTGATGATACCTTGAGAATTATAGATGAAGTCCGCATATACAATCGTGCTCTCAGCGATGAGGAAATCAAGGCAATGTATGAAGCCCTTCGTGTCAAATTCTACGACGAGAGCACTGGTCAAAAGATAAAAGCCAACGCTACCATCTTCAACGCCAACCACAGCATTAACCTCCAAGTCGATTCAATTACGAAAGAGGCTGTCCTGTTCCATGCTGACGTGCCAGAATACGGCAAGTATCAAGTAAAAGTCGAAGCTGGAGGATATTCTCCAAGATATTACGGTGTAAATCTAACAGATGATAAAAGAATAGAATTAGACACTTATTTACCTCCAAGTGACAAATCTGTGCTGATAATCTTCCAACTCGAAGATAACGCCAATTTCTATAACAACAACACGATGCTAATCCTCAAAAAAGCCTTTACAGATGGATCCAAGACTGTCTATCAGAACTACTTCGACATCGAGAAGAAATGCAGTGTTTATTTGATCGCTGACGACATTTACCACGTTTACGTTGATAACGGAATCGAAACGAAATATCTTGGAATTTACTCGAGCTCAATATCAACAACCGCAACACTCAAAATCGGCGAAGAGATCAGTCAAATTATTCAAAAAGGCGTTACACTACCCCTGCACACTGTAACCCTAATCGTTATAAAAGCCCTAAAACCCTACGCTCACGTTCCAATAGCTATTAGAGACACAGTTCACGGCAACAGCTATGTAGTCTACACGGATGACGAAGGAAAAGCAGTCATTTGGGTCAATAGCACCATCCCCTACGAAATCGACGTTAACAACAGCGAGAAAGTACTTACAACATTCCTACCTCTCAAAGAGAAGTATATCGTAGTCGTTCCTTATAATGTAACTCCACTGAATCAAACCTACAACGTCTTGTACAATGTAACAAATGGTAGCGTTCTTCAAATTGGCAAAAACATAAGCTCTCAGCTGTCTCCATCCGCGAGAGGTATTCTGACGGCTATAATCCTGTGGGCTGTGATGCAGAGTACTGTAAGAGTTGTCGGGAACGTCAGCGTGGTAGGCTTGGCAGTTTTGGTCATATTAACAATCATTGGCTTAGCAGATCCGATGTCCTGTGTGTTCGCCGGGACGTTCGTTGTTGGAATGTATGTGTTGAAGAGGTGGTTGTGA
- a CDS encoding flagellar biosynthetic protein FliQ, protein MRLASLVVGIGRKILNVGREKLAYKLAERYGISREEIEETKMEFVAWATEHNKPLNMASYIEFVKDRKGTVGLVDWIKGIIVLAILGVGVAIPIVVNTVQSVSVNDTTTQLVLSFIPPILAVTILLGFLGR, encoded by the coding sequence ATGAGGTTGGCAAGTTTGGTTGTAGGGATTGGTAGAAAAATTCTGAATGTTGGTAGAGAGAAATTAGCGTACAAGCTTGCAGAGAGGTACGGCATCTCAAGAGAGGAGATAGAGGAAACGAAGATGGAATTTGTCGCTTGGGCTACTGAGCACAACAAGCCTTTGAACATGGCATCTTACATTGAATTCGTCAAGGATAGGAAGGGTACAGTAGGTCTCGTGGATTGGATCAAGGGAATAATAGTGCTGGCGATCTTGGGTGTTGGAGTTGCAATTCCGATTGTAGTGAACACGGTTCAAAGCGTTTCTGTGAACGATACGACTACGCAGTTAGTTCTATCGTTCATTCCGCCAATCCTTGCTGTCACAATCCTACTTGGATTCTTAGGCAGGTAA
- a CDS encoding DUF1464 family protein — MITAGIDVGTKDSCVMISEDGRIIDYIFIEDLKDEINEIIRFLRDHSPQAIACGFGYGLPVKRLSELNDRVLTLLTLSFDRPIMGVRLLIEALRKYLGEISYTIPSVKLLPTVPAYRKLNKIDMGTSDKVCSVALALVRLKEMGINFTDQNFVLVEAGYGFNSFIAVKDGKIVDGLGGTSGFPSFSSSGALDLEVVALLKDYPKEMVFRGGFKDFLKCEIDEIPDEALRWMFEYIVKGIKVMEVSIGKCCQIVVSGRFFDLYYDEFVDYTGFKCFKLSSVKASAEGACIIANGLNGGVFRDVVDHLELLKASGSILDYIAHDLRKLFKYPI; from the coding sequence ATGATAACGGCAGGCATCGATGTAGGAACAAAGGACTCTTGTGTAATGATTTCAGAAGATGGCAGGATTATCGATTACATCTTCATAGAGGATCTGAAGGATGAAATCAATGAGATTATAAGATTTCTGAGAGACCATTCTCCTCAAGCTATTGCCTGTGGATTTGGATACGGACTTCCAGTTAAGAGGCTGTCCGAGCTTAATGATAGAGTACTTACACTTCTAACTTTAAGCTTTGATAGACCTATTATGGGCGTTAGACTGCTGATAGAAGCTCTTAGAAAATACTTAGGTGAAATATCATATACGATACCATCGGTAAAGCTTCTACCGACAGTTCCAGCTTACAGAAAGCTGAACAAGATAGACATGGGAACGAGCGACAAGGTCTGTTCAGTTGCCTTGGCATTGGTAAGGCTAAAAGAGATGGGTATCAACTTTACGGATCAGAATTTTGTGCTTGTAGAAGCGGGATACGGATTCAATTCTTTCATCGCAGTTAAGGACGGTAAGATTGTCGATGGTTTGGGTGGAACTTCAGGTTTTCCTTCATTTTCTTCATCTGGAGCTTTGGACTTGGAGGTAGTAGCACTCTTAAAGGATTATCCAAAGGAAATGGTGTTTAGGGGAGGTTTTAAGGATTTTTTAAAGTGCGAGATAGATGAAATCCCTGATGAAGCTTTACGTTGGATGTTTGAATACATAGTAAAAGGTATAAAGGTTATGGAGGTTTCGATTGGCAAATGTTGCCAGATTGTTGTCTCTGGAAGATTCTTCGATCTATACTACGATGAATTCGTGGATTATACCGGGTTTAAGTGTTTCAAACTTTCCAGTGTAAAAGCTTCGGCTGAAGGAGCTTGCATAATTGCAAATGGCTTGAACGGAGGTGTATTCAGAGATGTTGTGGATCATCTCGAACTTCTCAAAGCGAGCGGTAGCATATTGGATTACATAGCTCACGATTTAAGGAAGCTTTTTAAATATCCCATTTAA
- a CDS encoding thioredoxin family protein produces the protein MIVETTSEDFARLTNGKLVKSERPKTVIRNSREIVILGDVDKKKELFLKIFKKNLEDRGDIDAEVKIFIAPLCPVCPHVVEDICSLPIKKIEIIDVTDYPEIADEYDVMATPTVVIGKVKLVGKVSREEVLEWIKRGYDKKEYFAKLLKEGGAEDVVREVKKDGDASVLVDLLTYNDFMVRLGAMVAIEELAKENPEIVKKVKDKMRELLKHEDERIRQDVAMLLGDIGDESDREFLEELLKEGGDVEESAREAIDEIERRNQK, from the coding sequence ATGATAGTAGAAACAACATCGGAAGATTTTGCCAGACTTACAAATGGCAAACTAGTGAAATCTGAGAGACCTAAGACTGTTATAAGGAATTCCAGAGAAATCGTGATACTGGGCGACGTTGATAAGAAGAAGGAGCTGTTTCTTAAGATCTTTAAAAAAAATCTTGAAGACAGAGGAGATATTGATGCTGAGGTAAAGATTTTCATAGCTCCGCTCTGTCCAGTCTGCCCTCACGTCGTTGAAGACATATGCTCTCTACCCATAAAGAAGATTGAGATAATAGACGTTACAGACTACCCGGAAATTGCAGATGAATACGATGTCATGGCTACACCCACAGTGGTTATAGGAAAGGTCAAGCTTGTTGGAAAGGTAAGCAGAGAGGAGGTTTTGGAGTGGATAAAAAGGGGTTACGATAAAAAAGAGTACTTTGCAAAGCTTTTAAAGGAGGGCGGTGCTGAAGATGTTGTTAGAGAAGTTAAGAAGGACGGAGATGCTAGTGTTCTTGTGGATCTTCTAACTTACAACGATTTCATGGTAAGATTGGGTGCTATGGTCGCTATCGAAGAACTGGCAAAGGAGAATCCAGAGATCGTTAAGAAGGTTAAAGACAAGATGAGAGAACTTCTAAAACACGAAGATGAAAGGATCAGGCAGGATGTGGCGATGTTACTTGGAGATATAGGCGATGAAAGCGATAGAGAATTTCTTGAAGAGCTCTTGAAAGAGGGAGGAGATGTCGAAGAATCTGCAAGGGAAGCAATTGATGAGATAGAGAGAAGAAACCAAAAGTGA
- a CDS encoding 2,3-bisphosphoglycerate-independent phosphoglycerate mutase: MPKVLMVIIDGAGDRGNVTPLSSAKKPNLNKLAKMGINGIMDTIKPGVRPGSDTAHLALLGYDPFKCYTGRGPIEAAGVGIELKEGDVAFRVNFGTVEGEGSVFDKIVVDRRAGRISETDELVKAINEGVDLSEFGVEFVFKRGSGHRGAVVFRDDLSDKVSDVDPKKVGEKVKRCVPLEDDEKARRTAEVVNYFVQRSHEILDSHPLNLEREKKGLPKANVLLLRGAGKVPHLPKFEDRYGMKLACVSGTALIKGVVRLLGGEVLDVKGATGGKDTDLNAKVEASLKALERYDFVLLHIKATDEYGHDGDFEGKKAFIEKIDEAIEPLLSLDFSEVCLVVTADHSTPINVRDHTADPVPVTIVYRDVRTDDVEEFSELKAYKGGLHRMTGNDLFNIVLDLINKAKKFGA; the protein is encoded by the coding sequence ATGCCCAAAGTTCTCATGGTTATAATAGATGGCGCTGGTGATAGGGGAAATGTAACGCCTCTCTCTTCTGCAAAAAAGCCAAACTTAAACAAGTTGGCTAAGATGGGTATAAATGGCATAATGGACACGATAAAGCCCGGTGTAAGACCGGGAAGCGATACGGCCCACTTAGCTTTACTGGGTTACGATCCTTTTAAATGTTATACGGGTAGAGGACCAATCGAGGCTGCTGGAGTTGGTATAGAGCTTAAGGAGGGTGATGTGGCTTTTAGAGTAAACTTTGGAACTGTTGAAGGAGAAGGTAGTGTTTTCGATAAAATCGTAGTTGATAGGAGGGCTGGCAGAATTAGTGAGACTGATGAATTGGTTAAAGCCATTAATGAAGGTGTTGACTTAAGTGAATTTGGAGTCGAATTCGTTTTCAAGAGGGGATCCGGACACAGAGGTGCCGTAGTTTTCAGAGATGATCTATCGGATAAGGTCAGCGATGTAGATCCTAAAAAGGTTGGTGAGAAGGTAAAGAGGTGTGTTCCACTCGAAGACGATGAAAAAGCTAGAAGGACGGCTGAAGTTGTGAACTACTTCGTTCAGAGGTCGCACGAAATTCTGGACAGTCATCCCCTCAATTTAGAGAGGGAGAAAAAAGGTCTTCCGAAAGCAAACGTGCTCCTACTCAGAGGCGCTGGGAAGGTTCCACATCTGCCAAAATTTGAAGATAGATACGGAATGAAACTGGCATGTGTATCGGGAACTGCCTTGATAAAGGGTGTTGTAAGGCTCTTAGGCGGTGAAGTTCTCGATGTCAAGGGCGCAACTGGAGGGAAGGATACCGATTTGAACGCGAAGGTTGAGGCAAGCTTGAAGGCACTTGAGAGGTACGATTTCGTTCTACTGCATATAAAAGCTACAGACGAGTACGGGCATGACGGGGATTTTGAGGGCAAGAAGGCCTTCATAGAGAAGATTGATGAGGCTATAGAACCTCTGTTGAGTTTAGACTTTTCGGAAGTCTGTTTGGTAGTTACAGCAGATCACTCGACACCAATAAACGTTAGGGATCATACGGCGGACCCAGTCCCAGTAACGATCGTTTACAGAGATGTTAGGACTGATGATGTTGAGGAGTTTTCAGAGTTAAAAGCTTATAAAGGTGGACTTCACAGAATGACTGGAAACGATTTGTTCAATATAGTACTCGACCTGATAAACAAAGCGAAGAAGTTCGGTGCCTGA
- a CDS encoding polymer-forming cytoskeletal protein: protein MLEKLVIPKNTKFDERSIVLEGDALIGANSRLGYGIIARKVIVGDRTEIKGDILGKEEVRLGAWCTVKGDVISKGDAYIGEFTSIEGRLTVYGDLEIGRNVKIKNGFEARGLITIQDPMPIVMFIFLYILAMLRLGKYEEIEELFEPEEFLSPLEIPENSEVDLDYIKTRKDVLIDGSRVLGNLRCRDAKILESELYGSVRGRNVIVEGSRVHGIIEGRDVYLVRGSVVLGKITADNVYMEEGCVVEGSIVGRKGVWIKPHVELPEEILNDDATTDQE, encoded by the coding sequence ATGTTGGAGAAGCTCGTGATACCAAAAAATACGAAGTTCGATGAAAGGAGCATAGTGCTTGAGGGAGACGCATTAATAGGAGCCAACTCAAGACTGGGTTACGGTATAATAGCTCGAAAAGTCATAGTTGGAGACAGAACAGAGATTAAAGGAGATATTTTGGGAAAGGAAGAGGTCAGATTGGGAGCTTGGTGTACGGTTAAGGGGGATGTTATTAGCAAGGGTGATGCGTACATAGGTGAGTTTACGAGCATAGAGGGAAGGTTAACTGTCTACGGTGATCTTGAGATAGGTAGAAATGTTAAGATAAAGAACGGTTTTGAGGCTAGGGGTTTGATAACAATTCAGGATCCCATGCCCATTGTAATGTTCATTTTCCTCTACATTCTGGCCATGCTGAGATTGGGGAAGTATGAGGAGATAGAGGAGCTTTTTGAACCCGAAGAATTTTTATCCCCCTTGGAAATACCAGAAAATTCAGAAGTGGATCTCGATTACATAAAGACGAGGAAAGATGTTTTAATAGATGGTAGTAGAGTTTTGGGAAATCTTAGGTGTAGAGATGCAAAAATCCTAGAGAGCGAACTTTACGGTAGCGTTAGAGGAAGAAACGTTATCGTAGAGGGTAGCAGAGTTCACGGGATTATAGAAGGTAGAGATGTTTACCTCGTCAGAGGTAGTGTTGTTTTGGGTAAAATCACAGCGGATAACGTCTACATGGAGGAGGGCTGTGTCGTAGAGGGATCAATAGTTGGAAGGAAGGGTGTGTGGATAAAGCCCCACGTTGAACTGCCAGAGGAAATTTTAAACGACGATGCAACAACCGATCAGGAATGA
- a CDS encoding type II toxin-antitoxin system PemK/MazF family toxin has translation MQKTSSNFREGDVVVLELPFTDLIGKKLRPVLVLSSEKLNKISRDLIVAKISSSKQLEDFEVELKPEDLEEGKLKKISYIHCHSIFTVEKNLVLKKVGRVKDRKLSEVKSIIKAIFNLG, from the coding sequence ATGCAGAAAACCTCTTCGAATTTTAGAGAGGGGGACGTAGTAGTCTTGGAACTACCATTTACCGATTTAATCGGTAAGAAATTGAGACCCGTATTAGTTTTAAGTTCCGAAAAATTAAACAAAATCTCAAGAGATTTAATAGTGGCTAAAATAAGCTCTTCTAAGCAATTGGAAGACTTTGAGGTAGAGCTAAAGCCTGAAGACTTAGAAGAAGGCAAACTCAAAAAGATCAGCTACATTCACTGTCATTCTATCTTCACAGTTGAGAAGAACTTAGTTCTCAAAAAGGTCGGAAGAGTAAAGGATAGGAAATTAAGCGAGGTTAAGAGCATAATTAAAGCAATATTCAATCTTGGTTAA
- a CDS encoding transglutaminase-like domain-containing protein, with product MAKCDFCGKEVAYPYKCRYCGGLFCEDHRLPPNHNCINIDLWRMREPPSLSRRSHSEGVLFKPYPHVTPPVTTHTYSSSPRKKRRNIKAWIGAIIFLIVAFAFATNFLNVSESPASIPSQPPPIEILKLTPIITSTPATLPEPTPTPTPTPTPVDLREKLWRYELKYALEVALSSSELSKIQDLANELKGEDICESAWNILEWEDENIEYDYSKASLPAPLIYYEKDPYTGVITDVEVVGGTEIYYYQTPYETVKKGKGVCSDYAILTAALLLAMDYSPVYIFYINYENYEDGHVATAIKVDGQYFMLDQHLPVWDLSDYYYHWFEEEGKRIKNATVYAVYKGEEFASVRKVEELTSDDFKKYAYKIKQSDLRALQLDLINEFEERFRLKRDYSLYDLDERDYLPSGYSYGKIWTLRYHESFYHPKFQKCFVNYVLNRIKKNEKIMEDVLKCNRFWIKAYIEDEYLVIKLMLAKR from the coding sequence ATGGCTAAATGTGATTTCTGCGGTAAGGAGGTAGCGTATCCTTACAAATGCAGATATTGTGGTGGACTCTTTTGCGAGGATCACCGCTTACCTCCCAATCATAACTGTATCAATATCGACCTGTGGAGGATGAGGGAACCACCCTCATTAAGTCGTAGATCGCATAGCGAGGGAGTACTTTTCAAACCTTACCCACACGTTACTCCTCCTGTCACTACTCACACTTATTCATCTTCACCGAGAAAGAAGAGAAGAAACATCAAAGCATGGATAGGAGCAATCATATTCTTAATAGTAGCATTTGCTTTTGCAACTAACTTTCTGAATGTGTCAGAATCACCTGCAAGTATTCCTTCTCAACCGCCACCGATTGAGATTCTAAAACTAACTCCTATAATTACTTCAACACCTGCCACACTGCCAGAACCAACACCCACACCAACACCGACACCAACTCCGGTAGACCTGAGAGAAAAACTCTGGCGATACGAACTAAAATATGCGCTTGAAGTTGCTTTATCCTCCTCAGAACTTTCAAAAATACAAGATTTAGCCAATGAACTCAAAGGTGAGGATATTTGTGAAAGTGCTTGGAATATTCTCGAGTGGGAAGATGAAAATATTGAATACGATTACTCTAAAGCTAGTCTGCCTGCTCCCTTAATATACTACGAAAAAGATCCTTATACTGGTGTTATTACGGATGTGGAGGTAGTGGGAGGTACGGAGATCTACTACTACCAAACGCCGTATGAAACCGTTAAGAAGGGAAAAGGAGTCTGTAGTGATTATGCCATTCTGACAGCTGCCCTTCTCCTAGCAATGGATTATTCACCAGTATACATTTTCTACATAAATTACGAGAATTACGAAGATGGGCATGTCGCAACGGCAATAAAAGTAGATGGGCAGTATTTCATGCTAGATCAGCACCTTCCTGTCTGGGATTTAAGCGATTACTACTATCATTGGTTTGAAGAAGAAGGTAAACGAATTAAGAATGCCACAGTTTATGCGGTGTACAAAGGAGAAGAATTTGCCAGTGTTAGAAAGGTAGAGGAGCTTACGAGTGATGATTTCAAGAAATATGCCTATAAAATTAAACAATCTGACCTGAGGGCGCTACAGTTGGATCTGATAAATGAGTTTGAAGAAAGATTTCGCCTGAAGAGGGATTACTCCTTATACGATCTTGACGAAAGAGATTATCTACCAAGTGGCTACAGTTATGGCAAAATTTGGACATTACGCTATCATGAGTCATTTTATCATCCAAAGTTCCAAAAATGCTTTGTAAACTACGTATTGAACAGAATTAAGAAGAACGAAAAGATTATGGAGGATGTTTTGAAGTGCAACAGATTCTGGATTAAGGCATACATTGAAGACGAATATTTGGTAATCAAACTGATGCTTGCTAAGCGGTAG
- a CDS encoding AN1-type zinc finger domain-containing protein, which yields MRVAVSMMVLALLFMLFGSTIVQANNLEISYTIHENHNACGGKSKYLVEIRVYNPTDEYITGLIHTYVFKDKEIYTHCEPKDLVNGFYVKPHETSVYRYYYTDLPKSGSLFVSLSIGSKKEKYVLPFSLPLTPATTLTTVTTATTLQLQNVERSTNIFQKVSQELNYYLLTVYNSLGLRKYIQYDHFLYALTTVLVLAVGSVVVAYQKRKKAYRFYIDRYEEAFSEYSRPYKISSLKLFAKCEKCEKWVYLPFRCNYCGNYFCGDHILPPNHNCPNIDEWRRKRPPEGGIYRYRFKKGL from the coding sequence ATGAGAGTAGCCGTTAGTATGATGGTGCTCGCACTGCTATTTATGCTATTTGGCAGTACAATCGTTCAAGCGAACAATCTCGAAATCAGCTACACCATACACGAAAATCACAACGCATGCGGTGGCAAATCAAAATATTTGGTTGAAATCAGAGTATATAACCCAACAGATGAGTATATTACGGGCTTGATACATACTTACGTTTTCAAAGATAAAGAAATTTACACCCATTGCGAGCCAAAAGATTTGGTTAACGGTTTTTACGTCAAACCGCACGAGACGAGTGTCTATCGATATTATTACACCGACCTACCAAAGTCCGGAAGCTTGTTCGTATCTCTATCGATTGGAAGTAAGAAGGAAAAATATGTATTGCCATTTAGCCTGCCGTTAACTCCAGCAACTACACTTACAACTGTCACAACTGCTACGACTCTCCAACTGCAGAATGTTGAAAGAAGCACGAATATCTTTCAGAAGGTCAGTCAAGAACTCAACTACTACCTTCTGACAGTCTACAACTCTTTAGGATTGAGGAAATACATACAGTACGACCATTTTCTGTACGCTTTAACTACTGTGCTGGTCCTTGCTGTCGGAAGCGTAGTTGTTGCTTATCAGAAGAGGAAGAAAGCTTACAGGTTCTACATTGATAGATACGAGGAAGCGTTCAGCGAGTACTCTCGACCTTACAAAATATCCTCCCTGAAACTATTTGCCAAGTGTGAGAAGTGCGAAAAGTGGGTGTACCTCCCATTCAGGTGCAACTACTGTGGCAACTACTTCTGCGGAGATCATATACTGCCTCCTAACCACAACTGCCCTAACATCGACGAGTGGAGGAGGAAGAGGCCTCCCGAAGGAGGCATATACCGGTACAGGTTCAAGAAAGGTTTGTAG